Proteins encoded together in one Janthinobacterium tructae window:
- a CDS encoding substrate-binding domain-containing protein, producing the protein MNLKNLAKTLGISETTVSRALNGYPEVSERTRERVLAAAQAAGYRPNPMARSLAVGRTNIVGIIYPLMPNDLADPMFIDIVGGMSEALEAQQMDMMIAPASATNEFHTYQRMVKGRRIDGLIVGRTKPYDERIAYLAQQGMPFVAHGRTQLNQPHAWFDYDNEAGMRLAVERLAQLGHQRIGLISATPDLNFVRQRVESFQHAMQAGGLAVDPDNLVDNAHDRRAGYQAMQRLLARSPRPTAVIVDNHMSGVGAVRALLDAGIAIGSEMSLIVWGVMEDSLAGHNVTTVVQPDPRGAGAKMIHMLLALMDGTPVADLQELWPCELLPGESAGPVPN; encoded by the coding sequence ATGAACCTCAAAAATCTCGCCAAAACGCTAGGAATATCCGAAACCACCGTCAGCCGCGCCTTGAATGGCTATCCGGAAGTGAGCGAACGCACGCGCGAACGGGTGCTGGCCGCCGCGCAGGCCGCCGGCTACCGTCCCAATCCCATGGCGCGCAGCCTGGCCGTGGGACGCACGAATATCGTCGGCATCATCTACCCGCTGATGCCGAACGACCTGGCCGACCCCATGTTCATCGACATCGTGGGCGGCATGTCGGAAGCGCTGGAAGCGCAGCAGATGGACATGATGATCGCGCCCGCGTCGGCCACGAATGAATTCCACACCTATCAACGCATGGTCAAGGGCCGCCGCATCGATGGCCTGATCGTCGGACGCACGAAACCGTACGACGAGCGCATCGCCTACCTGGCGCAGCAAGGCATGCCGTTTGTCGCGCATGGCCGCACGCAGCTGAACCAGCCGCACGCCTGGTTCGACTACGACAACGAGGCGGGCATGCGCCTGGCCGTCGAGCGCCTGGCGCAGCTGGGCCACCAGCGCATCGGCCTGATCAGCGCCACGCCGGACCTGAACTTCGTGCGCCAGCGCGTCGAGAGTTTCCAGCACGCCATGCAGGCGGGCGGCCTGGCCGTCGATCCGGACAACCTGGTCGACAATGCGCACGACCGCCGCGCCGGCTACCAGGCGATGCAGCGCCTGCTGGCCCGCTCGCCCCGTCCCACCGCCGTCATCGTCGACAATCACATGTCGGGAGTGGGCGCCGTGCGCGCCCTGCTCGACGCGGGCATCGCCATCGGCAGCGAGATGTCGCTGATCGTCTGGGGCGTGATGGAAGATTCCCTGGCCGGCCACAACGTCACCACCGTCGTCCAGCCCGACCCGCGCGGCGCCGGCGCGAAGATGATCCACATGCTGCTGGCCCTGATGGATGGCACGCCCGTCGCCGACTTGCAGGAACTGTGGCCGTGCGAACTGTTGCCGGGCGAGTCGGCCGGACCAGTGCCGAACTAG